From a region of the Halodesulfovibrio sp. genome:
- the ettA gene encoding energy-dependent translational throttle protein EttA — MSQNEPDKIIYSMVRVTKRHGQKEVLKNISLSYFYGAKIGVLGLNGSGKSSLLKVLAGVDTAFEGETHVSPGYTVGYLEQEPLIGETRTVREVVEEGVGDVMNLINEFNDINAKFAEPMEPEEMDALIEQQAKVQEQMDAKGAWDIDSRLQMAMDALRCPPADTPVDVISGGEKRRVALCRLLLQNPDILLLDEPTNHLDAESVAWLERYLQNFPGTVIAVTHDRYFLDNVAGWILELDRGRGIPWKGNYSSWLDQKQKRLAQEEKKESERQKTLQRELEWIRMSPKGRHSKSKARISAYESLVSHESEAHAKDLEIYIPPGPRLGKRVIEMVDVTKSLGDKLLVENMNCIIPAGAIVGIIGPNGAGKSTTFKMLIGEEKPDSGEVKIGETVQFAHVDQGRDSLESGKTVYEIISGGYETVKLGTQEVNSRAYCSRFGITGADQQKKIDVLSGGERNRVHLAQILKSGANVILLDEPTNDLDVNTMRALEEALENFAGSVLVISHDRWFLDRLATHILAFEGDSQVVFFDGNYTEYEADRKKRLGKEADQPQRIKYRKLTR; from the coding sequence ATGAGTCAAAACGAGCCGGATAAGATTATTTATTCAATGGTTCGCGTGACCAAGCGTCACGGTCAGAAAGAGGTTCTTAAGAATATCTCTCTTTCGTATTTTTATGGTGCAAAAATTGGCGTGCTGGGGCTTAACGGTTCCGGTAAATCATCCCTCCTTAAAGTTCTTGCGGGTGTAGACACTGCGTTTGAAGGTGAAACACATGTTTCTCCGGGTTACACAGTGGGATACTTGGAGCAGGAACCTCTTATCGGCGAAACACGTACTGTTCGTGAAGTTGTTGAAGAGGGCGTTGGCGATGTTATGAATCTTATCAATGAGTTCAATGACATCAACGCTAAATTTGCTGAACCTATGGAACCTGAAGAAATGGATGCTCTTATTGAGCAGCAGGCTAAGGTTCAGGAACAGATGGATGCGAAAGGCGCATGGGATATTGATTCCCGCTTGCAAATGGCAATGGATGCGTTGCGTTGTCCTCCGGCAGATACCCCTGTAGACGTGATCTCCGGTGGTGAAAAGCGTCGTGTGGCGTTATGCCGTCTGCTTTTGCAGAACCCTGACATCCTGCTTCTTGACGAACCTACCAACCATCTTGATGCAGAATCTGTAGCATGGCTCGAACGCTACTTACAGAATTTCCCTGGTACTGTTATCGCTGTAACGCATGACCGTTACTTCCTCGATAACGTAGCTGGTTGGATTCTTGAACTTGATCGTGGTCGTGGTATTCCTTGGAAAGGAAACTACTCCAGCTGGCTCGATCAGAAACAGAAGCGCCTTGCACAAGAAGAAAAGAAAGAGTCTGAACGCCAGAAGACATTACAGCGAGAACTTGAGTGGATTCGCATGTCTCCGAAAGGACGTCATTCTAAATCTAAAGCACGCATCAGTGCATACGAATCTCTTGTTTCGCATGAATCAGAAGCGCATGCAAAAGACCTCGAAATTTACATTCCACCGGGACCTCGTCTTGGTAAACGTGTAATCGAAATGGTTGATGTTACCAAATCTCTTGGTGATAAACTGCTTGTAGAGAATATGAATTGCATCATTCCTGCGGGTGCAATTGTAGGTATTATCGGTCCTAACGGCGCTGGTAAATCTACTACATTCAAGATGCTGATCGGTGAAGAAAAGCCTGATTCCGGTGAAGTTAAAATCGGTGAAACAGTGCAGTTCGCTCACGTAGATCAGGGACGTGACAGCCTTGAATCTGGTAAGACAGTTTACGAGATTATTTCAGGTGGATACGAAACTGTTAAGCTTGGTACACAGGAAGTTAACTCTCGCGCGTATTGCTCACGTTTTGGCATTACCGGTGCAGATCAGCAGAAGAAAATTGATGTTCTTTCTGGTGGTGAACGTAACCGCGTGCATCTTGCGCAGATTCTCAAATCCGGTGCAAACGTTATCTTGCTTGACGAACCGACAAACGATTTGGACGTAAATACCATGCGTGCGCTTGAAGAAGCTCTTGAGAACTTCGCAGGTTCTGTACTGGTTATCTCTCACGACCGTTGGTTCCTTGATCGCCTTGCCACGCATATTCTTGCATTTGAAGGTGATTCACAGGTTGTATTCTTTGACGGTAACTACACCGAGTATGAAGCTGATCGTAAGAAGCGCCTCGGTAAAGAAGCTGACCAGCCTCAGCGAATTAAGTACCGCAAGCTTACACGATAA
- a CDS encoding lysophospholipid acyltransferase family protein, which produces MKNYPVMYSNTYTTPENAKGFLSSLFPSAAFYPSMAKIAFCANREAQQGKSSDQAWVKASLDIINALERVGVSLSFENISAFTELDSPCVFIGNHMSTLETFVLPAIIQPHKAVTFVIKSSLLTYPFFGDLMASRDPIAVERTNPREDLKTVLNEGCEKISQGKSIIVFPQSTRSTEFDRKKFNSIGVKLAKKAGVPIVPLALKTDSWGHSKLGKEFGPIDISKKVHFAFDAPITVEGNGKEAHASVCNFIETSLTNWAK; this is translated from the coding sequence ATGAAAAACTACCCTGTAATGTACAGCAACACATATACTACTCCAGAAAATGCAAAGGGCTTTCTTTCCAGCTTATTCCCATCAGCCGCTTTTTATCCTTCAATGGCTAAAATTGCTTTTTGTGCAAACAGAGAAGCTCAACAAGGTAAATCTTCGGATCAGGCATGGGTTAAAGCCAGCCTCGATATTATCAATGCGCTTGAACGGGTAGGCGTGTCCCTTTCATTCGAAAATATTTCTGCATTTACCGAATTAGACTCCCCTTGTGTATTTATCGGTAACCACATGAGTACGCTGGAAACGTTTGTTCTACCTGCTATTATTCAACCGCACAAAGCAGTTACTTTTGTCATTAAAAGCTCACTCCTCACCTACCCTTTCTTTGGCGACCTTATGGCCTCACGCGATCCGATTGCAGTTGAACGCACTAATCCGCGTGAAGATTTAAAAACTGTTCTCAATGAAGGGTGTGAAAAAATCAGTCAGGGAAAATCCATCATTGTTTTTCCTCAATCAACACGCAGCACCGAATTTGATCGCAAAAAATTTAACTCTATCGGTGTAAAACTCGCCAAAAAAGCCGGTGTCCCTATTGTTCCTCTTGCTTTAAAAACAGATAGCTGGGGACATAGCAAATTAGGAAAAGAATTCGGACCAATCGATATCTCTAAGAAAGTCCATTTTGCGTTCGATGCACCAATCACTGTTGAGGGGAACGGTAAGGAAGCTCATGCTTCGGTGTGTAATTTTATTGAAACGTCGTTAACTAACTGGGCAAAATAA
- a CDS encoding TetR/AcrR family transcriptional regulator, translating to MTMTKKEALLLAAKELFGEYGYAETTFKKISERAGVALGLLTHHYGNKEKLFLAAGLDVLDDFIIKLREACSQGDTGYDSVMNFCRTYLDYSVTPESHFLVLVRCSPYSDMKTQTDRDIMYEKFNQVPRELEYHVRRGIEDGSIKDLPAHETTSVLTCNLVGAIRTRLLTPYAPANLYDEVLKFISRSIKND from the coding sequence ATGACAATGACAAAAAAAGAAGCTCTGCTACTAGCTGCTAAAGAGCTTTTTGGTGAGTATGGTTACGCTGAAACTACGTTTAAAAAAATTTCTGAACGTGCCGGAGTCGCTCTGGGTCTGCTAACTCACCATTACGGAAACAAAGAAAAGTTGTTTCTCGCAGCTGGACTGGATGTTCTTGACGACTTCATTATCAAGCTAAGAGAAGCTTGTTCTCAAGGTGATACCGGTTACGATTCTGTTATGAACTTTTGTCGTACCTACTTAGACTACTCTGTAACACCGGAATCACACTTCCTTGTTCTCGTTCGCTGCTCTCCATATTCAGACATGAAAACTCAAACTGACCGTGATATTATGTACGAAAAGTTCAACCAAGTACCACGGGAACTCGAGTATCATGTACGCCGAGGAATAGAAGACGGTTCTATTAAAGATTTACCAGCACACGAAACGACTTCTGTTCTTACCTGTAACTTGGTTGGTGCTATCCGAACCAGACTGCTCACTCCATATGCACCAGCCAACCTGTATGATGAAGTTCTTAAATTTATTTCCCGAAGCATAAAAAATGATTAG
- a CDS encoding pancreas/duodenum homeobox protein 1, translating into MQFDTVFTKEKLDELFPASRTDEFFDALYGEAESGAYDIELAFVNGTDDVLEFAFYLNQRNGACLACNLTYGLPQVFMRHPIINVKGLVEEIAAVAGKNEVTFEIGKTHEESAQRHIIPLVIKAA; encoded by the coding sequence ATGCAGTTTGATACCGTCTTTACAAAAGAAAAATTGGATGAGCTGTTTCCGGCATCCAGAACAGATGAATTTTTTGATGCGCTGTATGGCGAGGCAGAAAGTGGCGCATACGATATCGAGCTTGCCTTTGTAAATGGTACGGACGATGTCCTTGAGTTTGCGTTTTATTTAAACCAGCGCAACGGTGCATGTCTTGCCTGTAACTTGACGTATGGGCTTCCACAGGTATTCATGCGTCACCCTATTATTAATGTTAAAGGGTTGGTTGAAGAAATCGCAGCGGTTGCGGGTAAAAATGAAGTGACTTTCGAAATCGGCAAAACACATGAAGAGTCAGCTCAGCGCCACATAATTCCGCTTGTTATCAAGGCGGCATAG
- the gluQRS gene encoding tRNA glutamyl-Q(34) synthetase GluQRS — MNSTRNLAQIAAEISPAASARQGVVKGRFAPSPTGYLHLGNAWSFLVCWLAARKSGGRLVLRIEDIDPDRSKLEFVEGILEDLRWLGLDWDEGVDVGGDCAPYTQSESTELYARVIDALQADGLVYPCFCTRKELRSLASAPHKSDYGNAYPEICLHLSDAERKEREAEGRRSSMRLHCEKSEIQFTDVLHGDCCMSWNECGGDFPLRRSDGVFAYQLAVVVDDIRQGITQVVRGEDILHCTPRQVYLYELLGCTPPEYIHLPLVIDHEGERLAKRHGHFELRKMRAEGISAEAIIGYLAYLGGLCPTCRPMSSREVLDVFSVDAITTQALQLEKDIFIRLKKLSGTC, encoded by the coding sequence ATGAATTCTACACGTAACCTTGCTCAAATAGCAGCAGAAATTTCTCCCGCCGCGTCTGCACGACAGGGTGTTGTAAAAGGTCGTTTTGCTCCTTCTCCTACTGGCTATCTGCACTTAGGCAATGCATGGTCGTTTCTCGTTTGTTGGCTTGCTGCCAGAAAATCGGGTGGACGTTTAGTGTTGCGCATTGAAGACATTGATCCTGATAGATCAAAGCTGGAGTTTGTTGAGGGAATACTCGAAGACTTGCGTTGGCTTGGTCTTGACTGGGATGAAGGTGTAGATGTGGGCGGCGATTGTGCGCCATATACTCAGAGTGAATCTACAGAATTATACGCGCGCGTAATTGATGCTCTGCAAGCCGATGGACTTGTATATCCCTGCTTTTGTACCCGCAAGGAGCTTAGGTCGTTAGCGTCAGCCCCTCATAAAAGTGATTATGGCAATGCGTATCCCGAAATATGTCTTCATCTTTCTGATGCTGAACGTAAAGAGCGTGAGGCAGAAGGGCGTAGAAGTTCAATGCGGTTGCATTGTGAAAAGTCGGAGATTCAGTTTACTGATGTGCTGCATGGCGACTGCTGCATGAGTTGGAACGAGTGTGGTGGAGATTTCCCGCTTCGCCGTTCTGATGGCGTTTTTGCATATCAACTTGCTGTTGTTGTTGATGATATTCGACAGGGGATTACACAAGTTGTGCGAGGCGAAGATATTTTACACTGTACACCGCGTCAGGTGTATTTATATGAGCTATTGGGCTGTACTCCTCCTGAGTATATTCACTTACCGCTTGTCATCGACCATGAAGGAGAGCGTCTGGCAAAAAGGCATGGGCATTTTGAATTACGTAAAATGCGTGCTGAAGGAATTTCAGCTGAAGCTATTATTGGGTACTTGGCGTATCTAGGTGGGCTTTGCCCAACATGCCGCCCAATGTCTTCAAGAGAAGTGCTTGATGTTTTTTCGGTAGATGCGATTACTACACAGGCGTTGCAGCTTGAGAAGGACATTTTCATACGGCTTAAGAAGCTCTCGGGCACTTGCTGA
- the hysB gene encoding NiFeSe hydrogenase small subunit produces the protein MSLNRRDFVKLCTGTVAGLGVSQMFNPAVCEAISGSLNGERPPVLWLQGAGCTGCSVSLLNSVNPHIKDVLLKVISLEFHPTVMAWEGEPAIEHMYKIAEKYDGKFFLVVEGSVPTEADGKYCVIGEAHHREITMVDAMKELGPKAAAVLAVGTCSAYGGIPAAEGSQTGAKAVRDFFEEEEIATPVVNIPGCPPHPDWIVGTVTVALDAIKKHGLADGLGKVVEILDDEGRPTPFFGENIHDNCPYLDDFDNDVLATKFTEVKGCRMELGCKGPDTMSDCYKRKWNNGINWCVQNAVCIGCTEPDFPDGKSPFYEPA, from the coding sequence ATGAGTCTCAATAGGCGTGATTTTGTTAAACTGTGCACAGGGACTGTGGCTGGACTTGGGGTTTCCCAGATGTTCAACCCAGCTGTTTGTGAAGCCATTTCCGGTTCACTTAACGGCGAACGCCCTCCAGTTTTATGGTTACAGGGTGCAGGCTGTACGGGATGTTCCGTATCTTTGCTAAACTCTGTTAACCCACACATTAAAGATGTACTGCTCAAGGTTATCAGCCTCGAATTCCATCCTACCGTGATGGCATGGGAAGGCGAGCCTGCAATCGAACACATGTACAAAATTGCAGAAAAGTACGACGGCAAATTCTTCCTCGTTGTGGAAGGAAGCGTTCCTACTGAAGCTGATGGTAAATACTGTGTTATTGGCGAAGCCCATCACAGAGAAATTACCATGGTTGATGCAATGAAAGAGCTTGGTCCTAAAGCAGCAGCTGTGCTCGCAGTAGGAACCTGTTCAGCATACGGCGGCATTCCTGCTGCAGAAGGCAGCCAGACCGGTGCTAAAGCTGTTCGTGACTTCTTCGAAGAAGAAGAAATTGCAACTCCTGTTGTTAACATTCCTGGCTGTCCTCCGCACCCTGACTGGATCGTAGGCACAGTTACTGTTGCTCTTGATGCAATCAAAAAGCACGGTCTTGCAGACGGTCTTGGAAAAGTTGTTGAAATTCTTGATGATGAAGGACGTCCAACTCCTTTCTTCGGCGAGAACATTCACGACAACTGTCCATACCTTGACGACTTTGACAACGACGTGCTGGCAACTAAGTTCACTGAGGTTAAAGGCTGTCGCATGGAGCTTGGCTGTAAAGGTCCTGACACCATGTCCGACTGTTACAAGCGTAAGTGGAACAACGGTATTAACTGGTGTGTACAGAACGCTGTATGTATTGGTTGTACTGAGCCTGACTTCCCTGATGGCAAGTCCCCGTTCTACGAGCCAGCTTAA
- the hysA gene encoding NiFeSe hydrogenase large subunit HysA — MSGCKRNGAAASGKTAHIAIDPVTRIEGHLKADVTVENGKVVDAKLSGGMYRGFEQILRNRDPRDSSQIVQRICGVCPVAHATASVMAQDAAFGVKVTNNARITRNLILGANYLQSHILHFYHLAAQDFVQGPDSAPFVPRYQKSDLLEDRSKELKAVNAAAVDQYIEALDVRAICHEMVAIWGGKMPHVQGIVAGGAAEMPSKERIIEYAARLQKVRDFVTNKYLPTVYTVGSVYPDLFKVGQGHKACIAYGVFPLDDAHSKFMMKSGVYYDGKDHKFDPSKIHEDVKYSWFDDSTSGLHYSEGKTVPDPHKEGAYSFVKAPRYNGVACEVGPLARMWVDNPPLSPVGQKMLKEKFGLDAKRFRDLGEDAAFSLMGRHVARAEETWYLLDFIDAWLKEVKPDEETFTAFEIPESAEGTGFTEAPRGALLHYLDVKDSTINNYQIVSATLWNCNPRDDKGVRGPVEEALIGIPVPDVDNPVNVARLIRAFDP; from the coding sequence ATGTCTGGTTGCAAAAGAAACGGAGCAGCAGCCAGCGGTAAGACAGCTCACATCGCAATCGATCCGGTAACCCGAATCGAAGGTCACTTGAAAGCTGATGTTACCGTTGAGAACGGCAAAGTCGTGGACGCAAAGCTTTCCGGCGGTATGTACCGCGGATTCGAGCAGATTCTTCGTAATCGCGATCCTCGTGACTCTTCACAGATCGTTCAGCGTATCTGTGGTGTATGTCCTGTAGCACACGCTACTGCTTCTGTTATGGCTCAGGATGCAGCATTTGGTGTTAAAGTAACTAACAATGCCCGCATTACCCGTAACCTCATTCTTGGTGCTAACTACCTGCAGTCTCATATCCTGCATTTCTACCACTTAGCAGCTCAGGACTTTGTACAGGGTCCTGATAGCGCACCATTTGTACCTCGCTACCAAAAGTCAGACCTTCTTGAAGATCGTAGCAAAGAACTGAAAGCTGTTAACGCAGCAGCAGTCGATCAGTACATTGAAGCTCTCGACGTGCGCGCAATCTGTCACGAGATGGTTGCTATCTGGGGCGGTAAAATGCCTCACGTACAGGGTATTGTTGCCGGTGGTGCAGCTGAAATGCCTAGCAAAGAACGTATCATTGAATACGCTGCCCGCTTACAGAAGGTACGTGACTTTGTTACTAATAAATATCTCCCAACCGTTTACACCGTTGGTTCCGTATACCCTGACCTCTTTAAAGTAGGACAAGGACACAAAGCATGTATCGCATATGGCGTATTCCCGCTTGATGATGCTCACTCCAAGTTCATGATGAAGAGCGGTGTATACTACGATGGTAAGGATCATAAATTTGATCCTTCCAAAATCCATGAAGATGTAAAATACTCATGGTTTGATGATTCTACATCTGGTCTTCACTACTCTGAAGGTAAAACTGTTCCTGACCCTCATAAAGAAGGTGCATACAGTTTTGTTAAAGCTCCTCGCTACAACGGCGTTGCTTGTGAGGTTGGTCCTCTCGCACGTATGTGGGTTGATAACCCTCCTCTCTCACCTGTAGGTCAGAAAATGCTGAAAGAGAAATTCGGCTTGGATGCAAAACGCTTCCGTGACCTTGGTGAAGATGCAGCATTCTCCCTTATGGGTCGTCACGTAGCGCGTGCTGAAGAAACTTGGTACCTGCTTGACTTCATTGATGCATGGCTCAAAGAAGTTAAACCGGACGAAGAAACCTTCACCGCATTTGAAATTCCTGAGTCTGCTGAAGGTACTGGCTTCACAGAAGCACCTCGCGGTGCTCTGCTCCACTACCTTGACGTTAAAGACAGCACAATCAACAACTACCAGATTGTTTCTGCAACTCTTTGGAACTGTAACCCTCGCGATGACAAGGGGGTACGCGGTCCTGTAGAAGAAGCACTCATTGGTATTCCAGTACCGGATGTTGATAACCCAGTAAACGTGGCGCGTCTCATTCGTGCCTTCGATCCATGA
- the hysD gene encoding NiFeSe hydrogenase maturation protease, which produces MEKLLVLGIGNTLLTDDGVGVHAAEILWKEEWPENVTVMEAGTFTQDIYAFFQGYDRLLVLDVIHAEHEPGTIYELTEDDIRSNEKQRVSIHDIDMLDSLQMCELRCGTRPKMEIIGMQPHDITTWNIGLSEACQAKFDSYVAHVRKRIKEIIEEMN; this is translated from the coding sequence ATGGAAAAACTTTTAGTGCTCGGTATTGGCAATACTCTCCTCACAGACGATGGCGTCGGTGTTCATGCAGCAGAAATTCTCTGGAAAGAGGAATGGCCGGAAAACGTTACCGTTATGGAGGCAGGAACCTTTACGCAAGACATATACGCTTTTTTTCAAGGCTATGACAGACTTCTGGTTTTAGATGTTATTCATGCAGAACACGAGCCCGGCACTATCTACGAGCTTACAGAAGACGACATTCGCTCTAACGAAAAGCAGCGTGTTTCTATCCATGACATTGACATGCTTGATTCTTTGCAGATGTGTGAACTGCGTTGCGGAACACGTCCTAAAATGGAAATTATCGGCATGCAACCTCACGACATTACGACATGGAACATTGGTCTTTCCGAAGCCTGCCAAGCTAAGTTTGATTCCTATGTCGCTCATGTGCGTAAGCGTATTAAAGAAATAATTGAGGAAATGAATTAG
- a CDS encoding hydrogenase small subunit, with protein sequence MKISIGLGKEDVVERLEKKGVSRRQFLKYCTAAAVSLGMAPGFGAKIAEAVTSKLRPSVVYLHCAECTGCTEALLRAHEPYIQEILFDTISLDYDETIMAAAGDAAEKALEQAVNNPNGFILAVEGGIPTKDGGVYGKVAGHTMLDMVTKIAPKAKALINHGTCACFGGVQAAAPNPTGAKGVNDVLQDQKIVGINVPGCPPNPYNFVHTILFYLTKHQAPELDDLQRPIPFFGTTVHDQCERLPHFEAGEFAPSFDSEEARKGWCLYELGCKGPDTYNNCPKIKFNQVSWPVEAGHPCIGCSEPDFWDEMTPFYEN encoded by the coding sequence ATGAAAATTTCTATAGGTCTCGGCAAAGAAGATGTCGTTGAAAGACTAGAGAAAAAAGGGGTTTCCCGCCGTCAGTTCCTTAAGTACTGTACTGCTGCTGCGGTTTCCCTCGGAATGGCTCCAGGATTCGGCGCAAAAATTGCCGAAGCTGTCACCTCTAAACTTCGTCCTTCTGTTGTGTATTTGCATTGTGCAGAATGTACCGGCTGTACCGAAGCTCTCCTTCGGGCACACGAGCCGTACATTCAAGAAATTCTATTTGATACCATTTCATTAGATTACGATGAAACCATTATGGCAGCCGCTGGCGATGCTGCTGAAAAAGCACTTGAGCAGGCTGTTAACAATCCTAATGGGTTTATCCTTGCTGTTGAAGGCGGTATTCCTACCAAAGATGGCGGTGTGTATGGCAAGGTTGCCGGACATACCATGCTGGATATGGTAACTAAAATTGCTCCGAAAGCTAAAGCGCTTATCAACCACGGCACCTGTGCCTGCTTTGGTGGCGTTCAGGCTGCTGCTCCTAACCCTACAGGTGCCAAAGGTGTCAACGACGTTCTTCAAGATCAAAAGATTGTCGGCATCAATGTTCCGGGTTGTCCTCCTAACCCATACAACTTTGTGCACACCATTCTCTTCTACCTGACAAAACACCAAGCACCTGAGCTTGATGACCTGCAAAGACCAATTCCTTTCTTTGGAACTACTGTGCATGACCAATGTGAGCGGTTACCACACTTTGAGGCAGGAGAATTTGCTCCTTCCTTCGATTCTGAAGAAGCACGCAAAGGCTGGTGCCTGTATGAACTGGGATGTAAGGGACCAGACACATACAACAACTGCCCTAAAATTAAGTTCAATCAGGTAAGCTGGCCTGTCGAAGCAGGTCATCCGTGTATCGGCTGCTCTGAACCTGACTTCTGGGACGAAATGACCCCGTTCTACGAAAATTAG
- a CDS encoding nickel-dependent hydrogenase large subunit has product MKSNSSGFPVTPQGNKNGRVVVDPVSRIEGHLRVEVELKDGKIANAWSSSTLFRGLEIILQGRKPEDAQHFTQRSCGVCTYVHGLASTRAAEDACNVTIPENATLIRNLVMACQYMHDHLVHFYHLCGLDWIDVAGALKADPKKAASIANSISPRETKAEDLKAVQATLKKFVDSGQLGPFTNAYFLNGHEGYYLSPELNLIGTAHYLEALRMQLLPARAMAIFGGKNPHPQFMQVGGVTCYNALKKENLKQFRDLVMQTKNFIDQVYIPDLIAIAGQYKDWTQYGGCTNFLTFGEFPTKGQELDSRYFPAGIVMDRKFDDVQKFDPSKIAEHVRYSWYKGDKAHHPYDGVTDPKYTDMFGEDRYSWMKAPRYEDKAMETGPLAQVLVAYANGHPKVKPLVDHVINTLGIKVENLYSTLGRIAARGIETAVVAEHCVDMLNQLEGNLAAGKNQIIENIDMVDKAEGVGFVNAPRGGLSHWLKVKDKKIENFQLVVPSTWNLGPRCANDLLSPVEEALVGTPVADAERPVEILRTVHSFDPCIACGVHVIDGNTNKVHKFQIR; this is encoded by the coding sequence ATGAAAAGCAATTCCTCTGGATTCCCTGTTACCCCTCAGGGCAACAAGAACGGCAGAGTTGTTGTCGACCCAGTTTCACGAATCGAAGGTCACCTTCGAGTCGAGGTTGAACTTAAAGATGGTAAAATTGCCAACGCATGGAGTTCCTCGACTCTTTTCCGTGGTCTTGAAATAATTCTTCAAGGTCGCAAACCAGAAGATGCCCAGCACTTTACTCAGCGTTCTTGTGGTGTTTGTACATACGTACATGGACTCGCCTCAACCCGCGCTGCTGAAGATGCCTGCAACGTAACTATCCCAGAAAATGCAACTCTCATCCGTAACCTCGTTATGGCATGTCAGTACATGCATGACCACCTTGTACACTTCTACCATCTCTGTGGGTTAGACTGGATTGATGTTGCAGGTGCGCTGAAAGCAGATCCTAAAAAAGCTGCTTCCATTGCCAACTCCATTTCTCCACGTGAAACCAAAGCAGAAGATCTTAAAGCTGTTCAGGCTACACTGAAAAAATTTGTAGACAGCGGACAGCTTGGACCATTCACTAATGCATACTTCCTGAACGGTCACGAAGGGTACTACTTAAGCCCTGAATTAAACCTCATTGGCACTGCACATTACCTTGAAGCACTGCGTATGCAGCTTCTCCCTGCACGCGCCATGGCAATATTCGGCGGCAAAAACCCTCACCCTCAGTTCATGCAGGTTGGTGGTGTTACTTGTTACAATGCGCTGAAAAAAGAGAACCTCAAGCAATTCCGCGACTTGGTCATGCAGACCAAGAACTTCATCGATCAGGTATACATTCCTGACCTCATTGCCATTGCTGGACAGTACAAAGACTGGACACAATACGGCGGTTGCACCAACTTCCTTACATTTGGTGAATTCCCAACCAAAGGGCAGGAACTGGACTCCCGCTACTTCCCTGCTGGTATTGTTATGGATCGTAAATTTGATGATGTTCAAAAGTTCGATCCAAGCAAAATTGCAGAGCACGTTCGCTACAGCTGGTACAAAGGCGACAAAGCGCACCACCCTTACGATGGTGTAACTGATCCTAAATACACTGACATGTTCGGTGAAGATCGTTACTCATGGATGAAAGCACCACGCTACGAAGACAAAGCAATGGAAACCGGTCCACTTGCTCAGGTTCTTGTTGCATACGCTAACGGACATCCAAAAGTTAAGCCGCTTGTTGACCACGTTATCAACACACTCGGTATCAAAGTCGAAAATCTGTATTCAACACTTGGTCGTATTGCAGCACGCGGTATTGAAACTGCTGTTGTTGCCGAGCACTGCGTTGATATGCTCAATCAGTTGGAAGGCAACCTTGCAGCTGGCAAAAACCAGATTATCGAAAACATCGATATGGTTGATAAAGCAGAAGGCGTTGGCTTTGTTAACGCACCACGCGGTGGTCTCTCTCACTGGCTTAAAGTTAAAGACAAGAAAATTGAAAACTTCCAGCTTGTTGTTCCATCCACATGGAACCTCGGACCTCGCTGTGCCAACGACTTGTTATCTCCAGTAGAAGAAGCACTCGTTGGAACTCCTGTAGCAGATGCAGAACGCCCTGTTGAAATCTTAAGAACAGTGCACTCCTTTGACCCATGTATTGCTTGTGGTGTTCACGTAATTGACGGTAACACAAACAAAGTACATAAGTTCCAAATTAGATAA
- a CDS encoding HyaD/HybD family hydrogenase maturation endopeptidase has protein sequence MTNPPEILVLGVGNTLYTDEGLGVRAVEQLIDSYNFSDNVTLFDGGTLGMKLMDHIVKYDKLIVVDAVLCGDEAGSIYRLVGEDLRKSLGFNNSMHQTDLVDTLIFCELIGNRPDTVVIGMEPNDYETMNINLSSEVACKLDSMCDIVLQEITESGGEFFTK, from the coding sequence ATGACAAATCCACCTGAAATTCTTGTGCTGGGTGTAGGCAATACCCTGTATACTGATGAAGGTCTTGGCGTTCGCGCTGTTGAGCAACTAATCGATTCCTATAATTTTTCAGATAACGTTACCTTATTTGACGGTGGAACATTAGGCATGAAGCTGATGGATCACATTGTTAAATATGATAAGTTAATTGTTGTTGATGCCGTGCTGTGCGGTGATGAAGCAGGTTCAATTTATCGTCTGGTTGGTGAAGATTTAAGAAAAAGTCTTGGCTTCAACAACTCGATGCACCAAACCGATTTAGTCGACACACTCATTTTTTGTGAATTAATAGGCAACAGACCTGATACCGTGGTTATCGGGATGGAACCTAACGACTATGAAACAATGAATATAAATCTCTCATCAGAAGTAGCTTGCAAACTCGATTCAATGTGTGACATTGTACTTCAGGAAATTACTGAATCCGGCGGCGAATTTTTTACAAAATAG